The following proteins are encoded in a genomic region of Actinomadura sp. NAK00032:
- a CDS encoding DUF4253 domain-containing protein, translating into MGWQGPVNHHPPSPLSAMLRSWEDRFGVRVVRVGFDTLDVSVAAPPVTEEHALHVAAEHFAFCPDNVQQGPETLREYAKAIQGGNSWSFWWD; encoded by the coding sequence ATGGGCTGGCAGGGGCCGGTCAACCACCATCCGCCATCCCCGCTGTCGGCGATGCTGCGGAGCTGGGAGGACCGGTTCGGGGTCCGGGTGGTCCGGGTCGGGTTCGACACGCTGGACGTGAGCGTCGCCGCGCCGCCCGTCACCGAGGAACACGCCCTGCACGTGGCCGCGGAGCACTTCGCCTTCTGCCCCGACAACGTCCAGCAGGGGCCGGAGACCCTGCGTGAGTACGCAAAGGCGATCCAGGGGGGGAACTCCTGGTCGTTCTGGTGGGACTGA
- a CDS encoding RNA polymerase subunit sigma-70 has product MRADTRLEELGVSGLGEVDEPAFSGLAERHRRELHVHCYRMLGSFEDAEDTVQETFLRAWRRRETFEGRSTFRAWLYRIATNACLDLLAKRRPEPATGGEVPWLQPYPDRLLDELPAGDADEPEAVAVARETIELAYLVAVQHLAPRPRAALILRDVVGWPAKDVAELLGDSVNSVNSALQRARAGMREHLPAERQDWTGGEEDTGTREVVRRFTEASVATDIDGLAALLRDDVRCSMPPTPGLQIGRDAVLNDWIADGFEGMTGLRAVPASVNRQPALAFYQWREREGAYLPLTVDVLRISGGAITEITTFHADQFPRLGVPEHLPADGTE; this is encoded by the coding sequence ATGAGGGCGGACACGCGGCTGGAGGAGCTGGGCGTGAGCGGTCTGGGCGAGGTCGACGAGCCGGCGTTCTCGGGGCTGGCGGAGCGGCACCGCCGGGAGCTGCACGTGCACTGCTACCGGATGCTCGGGTCGTTCGAGGACGCCGAGGACACCGTCCAGGAGACGTTCCTGCGCGCGTGGCGGCGGCGGGAGACCTTCGAGGGGCGGTCGACGTTCCGCGCCTGGCTGTACCGGATCGCCACCAACGCCTGCCTGGACCTGCTCGCCAAGCGCCGCCCGGAGCCCGCGACCGGCGGCGAGGTGCCGTGGCTCCAGCCCTACCCGGACCGGCTGCTCGACGAGCTGCCCGCAGGCGACGCCGACGAGCCGGAGGCGGTCGCCGTCGCACGGGAGACGATCGAGCTGGCGTACCTGGTCGCGGTCCAGCACCTCGCGCCGCGCCCCCGGGCCGCGCTGATCCTGCGGGACGTGGTCGGCTGGCCGGCGAAGGACGTCGCGGAGCTGCTGGGCGACTCGGTCAACTCCGTGAACAGCGCGCTGCAGCGGGCCCGCGCCGGCATGCGGGAGCACCTGCCCGCCGAGCGGCAGGACTGGACCGGCGGCGAGGAGGACACCGGCACGCGCGAGGTGGTGCGCCGCTTCACCGAGGCCAGCGTGGCCACCGACATCGACGGGCTCGCCGCCCTGCTGCGCGACGACGTCCGATGCTCGATGCCGCCCACTCCGGGCCTGCAGATCGGCCGCGACGCGGTGCTGAACGACTGGATCGCGGACGGCTTCGAGGGCATGACGGGCCTGCGCGCCGTCCCGGCCTCCGTGAACCGGCAGCCCGCCCTCGCCTTCTACCAGTGGCGGGAGCGCGAGGGCGCGTACCTGCCGCTGACGGTCGACGTCCTGCGGATCAGCGGCGGCGCGATCACCGAGATCACCACGTTCCACGCCGACCAGTTCCCGCGGCTCGGGGTCCCGGAGCACCTGCCGGCGGACGGCACGGAGTAA
- a CDS encoding DUF6069 family protein — protein sequence MNVIANPAPAHRLRRLTGTGLAAALAAMAVTTAAAGLAQAAGVDFEIPDGGEQIPLPGFAVVTGFFSVVGIAIAAALLRWSARPAARFVWTAVPLTALSLVPPLVAGASTATTAALLGLHLVPAAVMIPALAHGLRVPGGQTRYPSRD from the coding sequence ATGAACGTCATCGCAAACCCGGCACCGGCCCACCGGCTCCGCAGACTCACCGGTACCGGCCTCGCCGCCGCGCTCGCGGCGATGGCGGTCACCACCGCCGCCGCCGGGCTCGCCCAGGCCGCCGGCGTCGACTTCGAGATCCCCGACGGCGGCGAGCAGATCCCGTTGCCCGGGTTCGCCGTGGTGACCGGCTTCTTCTCGGTCGTGGGCATCGCCATCGCCGCCGCCCTCCTGCGCTGGAGCGCCCGTCCCGCCGCGCGGTTCGTGTGGACGGCGGTGCCGCTGACCGCGCTCTCGCTGGTCCCGCCCCTCGTCGCCGGGGCGAGCACAGCCACCACCGCGGCGCTCCTCGGGCTGCATCTCGTCCCCGCGGCGGTGATGATCCCCGCCTTGGCGCACGGCCTCCGCGTCCCCGGTGGGCAGACGCGATATCCCTCGCGCGACTGA
- a CDS encoding sensor histidine kinase: MSDRLRNFGLPVRGGAGRLVDVLVAAAVAVPVFVPFATAPDVSPLGVVFNLGTVVPLVWRRRAPFAIALVVASFAMAVSLYDRPGQALQYGALVAVYTLADLGRYGWQRWGFIGVLAATTPPGALLIKDNDAGEFMFTLLLPMAAFLLGTLARTARERSDALAERSAQLEREREAEAARAAAEERARIARDMHDVLAHAVSIMVVQAEAGPVVVHSDPDQAERVFDAIADAGRDAMTQLRRTLGVLKEEQDHGVRAPQPTIGALPDLVEHVDRTQVRVRLTVEGGSRALPADADLAAYRIVQEALTNTVKHANAREAEVRLRWTDHELEITVTDDGRGGAGAGAGWRRGGDGLIGIRERVAACGGTAEAGPLPGGGFRVLARLPYAAVTA, from the coding sequence ATGTCCGATCGGCTCCGGAATTTCGGTCTCCCCGTGCGCGGGGGCGCCGGCCGTCTCGTGGACGTCCTGGTCGCGGCGGCGGTCGCGGTGCCGGTGTTCGTGCCGTTCGCCACGGCGCCGGACGTGTCGCCGCTCGGCGTGGTGTTCAACCTCGGCACGGTCGTACCGCTGGTGTGGCGGCGGCGGGCGCCGTTCGCGATCGCGCTGGTCGTGGCGTCCTTCGCCATGGCCGTGTCGCTGTACGACCGGCCGGGCCAGGCGTTGCAGTACGGCGCGCTGGTGGCCGTCTACACGCTCGCCGACCTCGGGCGGTACGGCTGGCAGAGGTGGGGCTTCATCGGCGTACTCGCGGCGACGACCCCGCCCGGCGCGCTGCTCATCAAGGACAACGACGCCGGCGAGTTCATGTTCACCCTGCTCCTGCCTATGGCGGCGTTCCTGCTGGGCACGCTGGCACGCACCGCGCGGGAACGGTCGGACGCGCTGGCCGAGCGTTCCGCGCAACTCGAACGCGAACGCGAGGCCGAGGCGGCGCGGGCTGCGGCGGAGGAACGGGCCCGTATCGCCCGCGACATGCACGACGTCCTCGCGCACGCCGTCAGCATCATGGTCGTGCAGGCCGAGGCCGGTCCGGTGGTCGTCCACAGCGATCCCGACCAGGCGGAACGGGTCTTCGACGCCATCGCCGACGCGGGCCGGGACGCGATGACCCAACTGCGCCGCACGCTGGGCGTCCTCAAGGAGGAGCAGGACCACGGCGTCCGTGCTCCGCAGCCCACCATCGGCGCGCTGCCCGACCTGGTCGAGCACGTCGACCGCACCCAGGTCCGGGTGCGGCTCACGGTCGAGGGCGGGAGCCGCGCGCTGCCCGCCGACGCCGACCTGGCGGCCTACCGCATCGTCCAGGAGGCGCTCACCAATACGGTGAAGCACGCCAACGCGCGGGAGGCGGAGGTCCGGCTCCGCTGGACCGACCACGAACTGGAGATCACGGTGACGGACGACGGGCGGGGCGGCGCCGGGGCCGGCGCGGGATGGCGGCGCGGAGGCGACGGCCTCATCGGCATCCGCGAGCGCGTCGCCGCCTGCGGCGGCACGGCCGAGGCCGGTCCGCTGCCGGGCGGCGGGTTCCGCGTCCTGGCGCGGCTCCCCTACGCGGCGGTGACCGCGTGA
- a CDS encoding response regulator transcription factor, whose translation MIRVVLADDQELVRSGFAMILDAQPDIEVAGEAGDGTAAIAAVREHAPDVALLDIRMPGLDGIEAAKVVCAETPTRVIMLTTFDQDDYVYDALYAGASGFLLKDVRRDDLVHAVRVVAAGDSLLAPAVTRRLISDITRNRPRSGTTASDRLSVLTERERETLRMLGRGLSNAEIAAAMVVSEHTVKTHVSNVLSKLGIRDRVQAVIAAYETRLIEPS comes from the coding sequence GTGATCCGGGTCGTGCTCGCCGACGACCAGGAGCTGGTCCGCAGCGGCTTCGCCATGATCCTGGACGCGCAGCCCGACATCGAGGTGGCGGGCGAGGCGGGCGACGGCACCGCCGCGATCGCCGCCGTGCGCGAGCACGCGCCCGACGTCGCGCTGCTCGACATCCGCATGCCCGGCCTGGACGGCATCGAGGCCGCGAAGGTCGTGTGCGCCGAGACCCCGACCCGCGTGATCATGCTGACCACGTTCGACCAGGACGACTATGTCTACGACGCGCTCTACGCCGGCGCGAGCGGGTTCCTGCTCAAGGACGTGCGCCGCGACGACCTGGTGCACGCGGTCCGGGTGGTGGCGGCGGGCGACTCGCTGCTCGCGCCCGCCGTCACCCGGCGCCTGATCTCCGACATCACCCGCAACCGCCCGCGCTCGGGCACGACCGCGTCCGACCGCCTGTCGGTGCTGACCGAACGCGAGCGCGAGACGCTGCGCATGCTCGGCCGCGGCCTGTCGAACGCGGAGATCGCCGCGGCGATGGTCGTCAGCGAGCACACGGTGAAGACGCACGTGAGCAACGTCCTGTCCAAGCTCGGCATCCGCGACCGCGTCCAGGCCGTGATCGCCGCGTACGAGACCCGGTTGATCGAACCCTCCTGA
- a CDS encoding serine hydrolase, translating to MIKQKRTLRGALALSLAAGVALSGPAANAAADGAPLRELMHRLTTVDGGPGALLHVRDGRTRTALTSGVADVTSGAPMRAGSRFRIGSMTKPFVATVVLQLVGERRVVLDAPVERYLPGVVRGNGNDGRVITVRQLLQHTSGIPDYLTYLNPQEVLKDPLAHHDTRDLIDLALAHPRLFEPGEGWRYSNTNYLLAGMLIEKVTGRTYAEEIRRRIIKPLRLRDTSVPTDASTISGRHPRGYARPGPTAPLLDVTAFNPSAAGAGGSMISSGPDLNRFLGALVGGRLLGPAQLREMMKTRPTDPADPSDDDHRAYGLGLESRSLPCGGLYWGHSGDIFGYETVGGTTTRGRQATVMVNVDPGGTDAQSDDMKTAVQTALCR from the coding sequence ATGATCAAGCAGAAGCGCACCTTGCGCGGCGCACTCGCCTTGTCCCTGGCAGCCGGTGTCGCGCTGAGCGGACCAGCAGCCAACGCCGCCGCCGACGGGGCTCCGCTGCGGGAACTGATGCACCGCTTGACCACGGTCGACGGCGGCCCGGGAGCACTGCTCCACGTCCGGGACGGACGCACCCGCACCGCTCTGACCAGCGGCGTCGCGGACGTGACGAGCGGCGCGCCGATGCGTGCCGGCAGCAGGTTCCGGATCGGCAGCATGACCAAGCCGTTCGTGGCCACGGTCGTCCTCCAGCTGGTGGGAGAGCGCCGGGTCGTCCTGGACGCGCCGGTCGAGCGCTACCTGCCCGGCGTCGTGCGCGGGAACGGCAACGACGGGCGCGTCATCACCGTCCGCCAGCTGCTCCAGCACACCAGCGGGATCCCCGACTACCTCACCTACCTCAACCCGCAGGAGGTCCTGAAGGACCCGCTCGCCCACCACGACACCCGCGACCTGATCGACCTCGCGCTCGCCCACCCGCGCCTGTTCGAGCCCGGTGAAGGCTGGCGCTACTCCAACACCAACTACCTGTTGGCCGGGATGCTCATCGAGAAGGTCACCGGCCGCACCTACGCCGAGGAGATCCGTCGGCGCATCATCAAGCCGCTCCGCCTGCGCGACACCTCCGTGCCGACCGACGCGTCCACGATCTCCGGACGGCACCCGCGCGGCTACGCCCGTCCGGGCCCCACCGCGCCGCTCCTCGACGTCACCGCGTTCAACCCCTCGGCTGCGGGCGCGGGCGGCTCGATGATCTCCAGCGGCCCCGATCTCAACCGCTTCCTCGGCGCCCTCGTGGGCGGCAGGCTGCTGGGTCCGGCCCAGCTGCGGGAAATGATGAAGACCCGCCCGACCGACCCCGCCGACCCGAGCGACGACGACCACCGGGCCTACGGCCTCGGCCTGGAGAGCCGCTCGCTGCCCTGCGGCGGGCTGTACTGGGGCCACAGCGGCGACATCTTCGGCTACGAAACGGTCGGCGGCACGACGACCAGGGGCCGCCAGGCGACCGTCATGGTGAACGTCGACCCGGGCGGCACGGACGCCCAGAGCGACGACATGAAGACCGCCGTCCAAACAGCCCTCTGCCGATAA
- a CDS encoding TetR/AcrR family transcriptional regulator — MAAIETPQNARSRHTSQALLKAARELIEQQGPAAATMSAVAERAGVSRRAIYLHFSSRSDLLAALVGYLNEVEDHDAAFRPLWEAADGIAALDARAQMAADFLARIMPTARAIQQATRHDPDAVQHWELATASRYSGCRRAIELLADEGRLAPQWTIETGADMLLALSSFDVIDLLLNKRQWTRRQLADHLSAVYRRVFVA, encoded by the coding sequence ATGGCCGCCATCGAGACCCCCCAGAACGCGCGGAGCCGCCACACCTCCCAGGCACTGCTCAAGGCCGCCCGGGAGCTGATCGAGCAGCAGGGCCCGGCGGCGGCCACGATGTCGGCGGTGGCCGAACGCGCCGGAGTCTCCCGACGAGCCATCTACCTGCATTTCTCCTCGCGCAGCGACCTCCTGGCAGCGCTGGTCGGCTACCTCAACGAGGTCGAGGACCATGACGCCGCCTTCCGGCCCCTCTGGGAGGCGGCGGACGGGATCGCGGCGCTGGACGCGCGCGCCCAGATGGCGGCCGACTTTCTCGCGCGCATCATGCCGACCGCCCGCGCCATCCAGCAGGCGACCCGCCACGACCCGGACGCCGTCCAGCACTGGGAGCTGGCCACCGCGTCCCGCTACAGCGGGTGCCGGCGAGCCATCGAGCTGCTGGCGGACGAGGGCCGGCTGGCCCCGCAGTGGACGATCGAGACGGGGGCGGACATGCTCCTCGCGCTCAGCTCGTTCGACGTGATCGACCTGCTCCTCAACAAGCGGCAGTGGACCCGCCGGCAGCTCGCCGACCACCTGTCGGCGGTCTACCGGCGGGTCTTCGTGGCCTGA